From one Actinomycetota bacterium genomic stretch:
- a CDS encoding S8 family serine peptidase → MLRRALVAVVSLLLLVGTVPPVSSAASPRLDLAHDPSHILVSVRSGSDPLQLPGLLGTSVASVLAPQNAAVVSLPQGTSVSAAIAAFSRLPQVESAEPNFALATHATPNDPFYPGNARVSVDLWGLHNTGQSGGAADADVDAPEGWDLAGVAGSGAWGNSGYTVGIVDTGIDAAHEDLNGKSVTPCYSALSGAGTLAGGCADDDGHGTHVAGTIGAWANNGRGIAGVAPNAKVYPCKALGPAGGWTSDVAACVNHLASKRDSHNLRVINLSLGGPASRVLETAVNSASANGVLVVAAAGNDGNSTLNYPAAYSSVLSVAAMDRSGRRASFSNYNSDVELAAPGASVVSTVPGGYGSWSGTSMAAPHVAGIAALASWKTGRTAQGLRDLLTSSAEDLGTPGRDTSFGYGRTNVCRALGGCGAPPPPPLTTNPSPAPAPTSAPAPAPAPTGNGTLNGTAWYGAALLVVQGVVVTFQGGGVIGSVRTNSNGDYSASLPAAGYTVSAKMGSASCRAGSPVGPTSTTANVSPGAVTRVGWYCS, encoded by the coding sequence ATGCTGCGTCGCGCGCTCGTTGCGGTCGTCTCGCTGTTGTTGCTGGTAGGCACGGTTCCACCCGTCTCTTCGGCGGCCTCGCCGCGACTGGACCTGGCTCACGACCCGTCCCACATCCTGGTGTCGGTGCGATCCGGATCCGACCCGCTCCAACTCCCCGGACTGCTGGGCACCTCCGTCGCGTCGGTGCTGGCGCCTCAGAACGCAGCCGTGGTGAGCCTGCCCCAGGGGACTTCGGTTTCGGCGGCCATCGCCGCCTTCTCCAGGCTCCCTCAGGTGGAGTCGGCCGAGCCGAACTTCGCCTTGGCAACGCATGCCACCCCCAACGACCCCTTTTACCCCGGCAACGCCCGCGTTTCGGTTGACCTCTGGGGCCTGCACAACACCGGCCAGTCCGGAGGGGCGGCAGACGCCGACGTCGACGCCCCCGAGGGCTGGGACCTCGCCGGCGTCGCCGGCAGCGGCGCCTGGGGCAACTCCGGGTACACCGTCGGCATCGTCGACACCGGCATCGATGCGGCGCACGAAGACCTCAATGGCAAGTCGGTCACCCCTTGCTACAGCGCCCTGTCCGGCGCCGGCACCCTCGCCGGCGGCTGTGCCGACGACGACGGCCACGGCACCCACGTCGCCGGCACCATCGGCGCCTGGGCCAACAACGGCCGCGGGATCGCCGGCGTCGCCCCCAACGCAAAGGTCTACCCCTGCAAGGCGCTGGGCCCGGCCGGCGGGTGGACCAGCGACGTCGCCGCCTGCGTAAACCACCTGGCGTCCAAGCGCGACTCCCACAACCTGCGCGTTATCAACCTCAGCCTCGGGGGCCCTGCCTCCCGCGTGCTGGAGACGGCGGTCAACTCCGCGTCGGCCAACGGTGTCCTGGTCGTGGCCGCGGCCGGAAACGACGGCAACTCGACCTTGAACTACCCCGCCGCCTACTCCTCGGTCCTTTCGGTCGCGGCGATGGACCGCAGTGGCCGCCGTGCCTCGTTCTCCAACTACAACTCCGACGTGGAGCTGGCCGCTCCCGGCGCCTCGGTCGTCTCGACTGTTCCGGGCGGTTACGGGTCCTGGAGCGGGACATCCATGGCCGCGCCGCACGTGGCCGGCATCGCGGCGCTCGCGTCGTGGAAGACCGGACGTACCGCGCAGGGCCTGCGCGACCTGCTCACATCGTCGGCAGAGGACCTCGGCACCCCCGGAAGGGACACCTCCTTCGGGTACGGACGGACCAACGTCTGCCGCGCCCTCGGAGGCTGCGGAGCGCCGCCGCCTCCCCCGCTCACCACGAATCCTTCGCCCGCTCCGGCTCCGACATCCGCCCCCGCCCCGGCCCCCGCGCCGACGGGCAACGGAACGCTCAACGGAACCGCCTGGTACGGCGCGGCTCTGCTGGTGGTGCAGGGAGTGGTGGTGACCTTCCAGGGCGGCGGAGTGATCGGTTCGGTTCGAACGAACTCCAACGGCGACTACTCGGCCTCCCTCCCGGCGGCCGGGTACACCGTGTCGGCGAAGATGGGCTCGGCCTCCTGCCGCGCCGGATCGCCCGTCGGACCCACCAGCACGACCGCCAACGTCTCGCCGGGCGCCGTCACCCGGGTCGGCTGGTACTGCAGCTGA
- a CDS encoding ABC transporter ATP-binding protein, with translation MSSRNPLRSPVWLLVRSLPKASRGHFAAFVALRSLDGLLPLVFWLQTGLLVDRVPAAVGAGLDSAPGRSLLTSLAILSGLYVVQRTLNPAGQVIAQSLGSRLSAHLHEHVMVSCLRPSGIAHLEDPALADTLQRARNFEWGLAPLKRTIQAAGQQLALIVSGLGSVALVATFRWWAALAVAGAWVLTHASSGRDEYVEARRSEQFRELERRGDYYYQLAVEAPAAKEIRLFGLGDWIADRFTHLKGSWYDRLTQLRRGYRRRLTLSFLAAAGANTLVLVALARSAAGGGMGAGRLVVLVQAVLGIRSLSHSEADWWLTQGSAALPDVLGLRARATSAHSDLRGSRPADGMPRRSITFEGVGFAYPGSGRGVFGSLDLAIPAGRSLAIVGVNGAGKTTLVKLLARLYDPDSGRISVDGHDLRQIDPVKWRLRLAAIFQDFVRYELPASDNVALARPDAGGKLIARAAGRAGALDLIQRLPEAWDTILSRSYEGGTDLSGGQWQRIALARALLAVECGAGVLILDEPTANLDVRVEAEIFDRFLDLTRGLTTVLISHRFSSVRRADRICVLDGGRVVEEGSHDELMARDGHYASMFSLQASRFLEDSDVP, from the coding sequence TTGAGCTCTCGCAATCCGTTGCGGTCGCCGGTCTGGCTGCTCGTCCGCTCGCTGCCGAAGGCGTCGAGGGGCCACTTCGCGGCGTTCGTCGCGCTGCGGTCGCTGGACGGCCTGCTGCCTCTGGTGTTCTGGCTGCAGACGGGGTTGCTCGTAGACCGCGTGCCCGCCGCCGTTGGAGCCGGACTTGATTCGGCCCCCGGACGTTCGCTGCTGACCTCCCTGGCGATCCTGTCCGGACTGTACGTCGTGCAGAGGACTCTGAACCCGGCTGGCCAGGTGATCGCACAGTCCCTGGGATCGCGCCTGTCCGCGCACCTGCACGAGCACGTGATGGTCTCGTGCCTGCGTCCTTCGGGCATCGCGCACCTCGAGGACCCGGCCCTCGCCGACACCCTGCAGCGCGCGCGGAACTTCGAGTGGGGGCTCGCGCCGTTGAAGAGGACCATCCAGGCGGCAGGGCAACAGCTCGCCCTCATCGTCTCCGGCCTCGGCTCGGTCGCCCTGGTGGCCACGTTCCGCTGGTGGGCGGCGCTCGCGGTCGCCGGCGCCTGGGTCCTGACGCACGCGTCGTCGGGCCGCGACGAGTACGTAGAGGCCCGCCGCTCCGAGCAGTTCCGCGAGCTGGAGCGCCGCGGCGACTACTACTACCAGCTGGCCGTGGAGGCGCCGGCGGCCAAGGAGATCCGGCTGTTCGGGCTCGGCGACTGGATCGCGGACCGCTTTACGCATCTCAAGGGGAGCTGGTACGACCGGCTGACCCAGCTCAGGCGCGGGTACCGCCGCAGGCTCACCCTCAGCTTCCTGGCGGCCGCGGGGGCAAACACCCTCGTGCTCGTCGCGCTGGCACGTTCAGCCGCCGGGGGCGGCATGGGGGCGGGCAGGCTCGTCGTCCTTGTTCAGGCGGTGCTCGGGATCCGGTCGCTTTCCCACTCCGAAGCCGACTGGTGGCTCACGCAGGGCTCGGCGGCGCTCCCTGACGTCCTGGGCCTTCGGGCCCGCGCGACGTCGGCGCATTCCGACCTTCGCGGCTCACGACCTGCCGACGGCATGCCCCGCCGGTCGATCACCTTCGAGGGAGTCGGGTTCGCCTATCCAGGCTCGGGGCGCGGCGTGTTCGGGTCGCTCGACCTCGCCATCCCGGCCGGACGGTCGCTGGCGATCGTGGGGGTCAACGGCGCCGGCAAGACCACCCTGGTCAAGCTGCTCGCACGCCTGTACGACCCCGATTCGGGGCGCATCAGCGTGGACGGCCACGACCTCAGGCAGATCGATCCCGTCAAGTGGCGGTTGCGGCTGGCGGCGATCTTCCAGGACTTCGTCCGCTACGAGCTGCCGGCGAGCGACAACGTCGCGCTTGCCCGTCCGGATGCCGGTGGGAAGCTGATCGCCCGCGCCGCCGGACGTGCCGGAGCACTGGACCTCATCCAACGGCTCCCGGAAGCCTGGGACACGATCCTTTCCCGCTCCTATGAAGGTGGCACCGACCTTTCGGGCGGCCAGTGGCAGAGGATCGCCCTGGCGCGCGCGCTGCTGGCGGTGGAGTGCGGTGCGGGCGTCCTGATCCTGGACGAGCCCACGGCCAATCTGGACGTCCGGGTGGAGGCCGAGATCTTCGACCGCTTTCTGGACCTCACACGTGGCCTCACCACGGTGCTGATCTCCCACCGGTTCTCAAGCGTCCGCCGGGCAGACCGCATCTGCGTGCTGGACGGGGGCCGGGTCGTGGAGGAGGGCAGCCACGACGAGCTGATGGCCCGCGACGGCCACTACGCGAGCATGTTCTCGCTGCAGGCGTCGCGCTTTTTGGAGGACTCCGATGTCCCGTGA
- a CDS encoding M3 family oligoendopeptidase, with translation MTAVRQDSRTDLPHWDMTPVFPSLNSPEFEADCAQATRELDELRALFDRHGVRASSGPADSGAFDEVLQRLSSLLDHLRTLRGYIMSFVATDSRNAEAQARMSELQIQGVEVSKLVTRFEAWVGSFDVDALVGASPAAAAHEFALRKAALASMHQMSEPEEDLAATLSPSGAAAWGKLHGDITSRLQVRVVEPDGNESMLPMSEVRGRAHDPDPGVRQAAYEAEIAGWESVSVPLAAAMNGVKGTRGVLDDRRGWTDSLAPALFANNVDAGTLHAMQTACVESFPDMRRYFKAKARLLGKDSLAWWDLFAPLAGASGPRQWDWPEAEQFVVEQFATYSDRLAGLARRSFEERWVDAEPRLGKRDGAFCMGLRSDESRVMMNFTHSFGSVSTLAHELGHAYHNLNLADRTPLQRQTPMALAETASIFCQTIVMNAMLEQSQGAEKVAILEAELQHATQLVVDIHSRFLFERDVFGQRRRRELSVDEFNGVMLEAQRATYGDGLDPQAMHPWMWAMKPHYYGSSFYNWPYTFGFLFGLGLYAQYLSDPDGFRAGYDDLLSSTGLHDAATLGARFGIDIRSVDFWRASLDQVRERVSEFEALSSPAQ, from the coding sequence ATGACCGCCGTCAGACAGGACTCCCGCACCGACCTTCCCCACTGGGACATGACCCCGGTCTTTCCTTCGCTGAATTCCCCGGAGTTTGAGGCGGACTGTGCCCAGGCGACGCGGGAGCTCGATGAGCTCCGGGCCCTGTTCGACCGCCACGGCGTGCGTGCGTCGTCCGGACCGGCGGACTCCGGGGCGTTCGACGAGGTGCTGCAGCGGCTGAGTTCGCTGCTGGACCACCTCCGGACGCTGCGCGGCTACATCATGTCCTTTGTCGCCACCGACTCCCGCAATGCCGAGGCGCAGGCACGGATGTCCGAGCTGCAGATCCAGGGCGTCGAGGTGTCCAAGCTCGTGACGCGGTTCGAGGCCTGGGTCGGTTCCTTCGATGTCGACGCACTGGTTGGCGCGTCACCTGCTGCGGCCGCTCACGAGTTCGCGCTGCGCAAGGCCGCCCTGGCCTCGATGCACCAGATGAGCGAGCCAGAGGAGGACCTCGCCGCCACACTCAGCCCATCCGGTGCCGCGGCGTGGGGGAAGCTGCACGGCGACATTACGTCGCGGCTGCAGGTGCGGGTGGTGGAGCCGGACGGCAATGAGTCGATGCTGCCGATGAGCGAGGTGCGGGGACGGGCCCACGACCCGGACCCTGGGGTCCGCCAGGCGGCCTACGAGGCGGAGATCGCAGGCTGGGAATCGGTGTCGGTGCCTTTGGCGGCGGCGATGAACGGGGTGAAGGGGACGCGCGGGGTGCTGGACGACCGCCGCGGCTGGACCGACTCGCTGGCGCCGGCTCTTTTCGCCAACAACGTCGACGCCGGGACGCTCCACGCGATGCAGACCGCGTGCGTCGAGTCGTTTCCGGACATGCGCCGCTACTTCAAGGCCAAGGCCCGGCTTCTGGGCAAGGACTCACTGGCGTGGTGGGACCTGTTTGCCCCGCTTGCCGGTGCCTCCGGGCCCCGCCAGTGGGACTGGCCGGAGGCCGAGCAGTTCGTCGTGGAGCAGTTCGCCACCTACTCCGATCGGCTCGCCGGGCTGGCTAGGCGGTCGTTCGAAGAGCGCTGGGTCGACGCAGAGCCCAGGCTCGGCAAGCGCGACGGGGCCTTCTGCATGGGCCTTCGGTCCGACGAGTCGCGCGTGATGATGAACTTCACCCACTCGTTCGGAAGCGTGTCCACGCTGGCGCACGAGCTTGGGCACGCCTACCACAACCTCAACCTGGCGGACCGGACGCCGCTGCAGCGACAGACGCCCATGGCTCTGGCGGAGACGGCCAGCATCTTCTGTCAGACGATCGTCATGAACGCCATGCTCGAGCAATCGCAGGGGGCCGAGAAGGTGGCGATCCTGGAGGCCGAGCTGCAGCACGCGACGCAGCTGGTGGTGGACATCCACAGCCGTTTTTTGTTCGAGCGCGACGTCTTCGGGCAGCGCAGGAGACGGGAGCTTTCGGTCGACGAGTTCAACGGCGTGATGCTGGAAGCGCAGCGCGCTACGTACGGCGACGGGCTCGACCCCCAGGCGATGCACCCGTGGATGTGGGCGATGAAGCCGCACTACTACGGGTCGTCGTTCTACAACTGGCCCTACACATTCGGCTTTCTGTTCGGCCTGGGTCTGTACGCGCAGTACCTGTCGGATCCGGACGGCTTCCGCGCCGGCTACGACGACCTGCTTTCGTCCACCGGCCTGCACGACGCCGCGACGCTGGGGGCCCGGTTCGGCATCGACATCCGCTCCGTGGACTTCTGGCGCGCGAGCCTGGACCAGGTCCGCGAAAGAGTGTCGGAGTTCGAAGCTCTTTCGTCGCCGGCGCAGTGA